From one Octopus bimaculoides isolate UCB-OBI-ISO-001 chromosome 1, ASM119413v2, whole genome shotgun sequence genomic stretch:
- the LOC106874904 gene encoding zinc finger protein 345, which yields MEMDLKSKIFSCGICKETFSLTKELSAHMKIHSKEIKPFKCRICGKSFTKNFLLKVHTQKHNGKQFHCKVCNKGFSENYNLKNHMRLHTGEKPFHCTVCNEKFSTNYFFKKHMILHTGKNPFQCKICDANFSSNYLLKKHARIHPSEKVFACEICGKDFFTSYLLKRHVRAHTGEKPFRCEICDKLFSTGYLLKRHLWGHTGERHFYCEICGKDFAFCESLKRHLKTHYDEERYSCEICGNDFATNYYLKCHLRTHSGEKPFHCETCGKNFSFGQSLARHIRIHTGERPFLCSTCGKDFSQYSQLTKHTRTHTGEKPFHCEICGKDYSGNCDLRNHMMVHTGEKRYNCRFCGEKLSTYYYLKKHIRSHTGEKPFRCTICGETFSSNYFLKRHRMIHTGEESFVCNVCGKEFSYNESLRRHKKTHKGKEALANKDSCKSLSVKENMKV from the coding sequence ATGGAaatggatttgaaatcaaaaatatttagCTGTGGAATATGTAAAGAGACCTTTTCTTTGACTAAGGAACTAAGTGCACACAtgaaaatacattcaaaagaaataAAGCCTTTTAAATGTAGAATATGTGGGAAAAGTTTTACAAAGAATTTTCTCTTAAAAGTTCACACGCAAAAACACAATGGAAAGCAGTTTCATTGTAAAGTATGCAATAAAGGATTTTCAGAAAACTATAACTTGAAAAATCATATGCGACTGCATACTGGTGAGAAACCTTTTCATTGCACCGTATGTAACGAAAAGTTTTCAAcaaattacttttttaaaaaacacatGATATTGCATACTGGAAAAAATCCTTTCCAATGTAAAATTTGTGATGCAAACTTTTCATCTAATTATCTTCTTAAAAAACATGCCAGAATTCATCCGAGTGAGAAGGTATTTgcttgtgaaatatgtggtaaaGACTTTTTTACAAGTTACTTGTTAAAAAGGCATGTCAGGGCACATACTGGGGAGAAACCATTCCGCTGTGAAATTTGCGACAAACTATTTTCTACAGGGTATCTTTTAAAAAGGCATCTTTGGGGACACACAGGAGAGAGACATTTTTACTGTGAGATTTGTGGAAAAGATTTTGCATTTTGTGAATCATTAAAACGACACTTGAAAACACATTATGATGAGGAACGATACTCCTGTGAGATATGTGGGAATGATTTTGctacaaattattatttaaaatgccACTTGAGGACGCATtctggagaaaaacctttccaCTGTGAAACATGTGGGAAAAATTTCTCTTTTGGTCAGTCTTTAGCAAGACACATTCGAATACATACTGGTGAAAGACCTTTCCTTTGTTCAACATGTGGGAAAGATTTTTCTCAATATTCTCAATTAACAAAGCATACAAGAACACATACTGGTGAGAAACcattccattgtgaaatatgtggtaagGATTATTCTGGAAACTGTGATTTAAGAAATCATATGATGGTTCATACTGGTGAGAAACGGTATAATTGCAGGTTTTGTGGAGAAAAGCTGTCTACATACTATTACTTGAAAAAACATATTAGAtcacacactggagagaaacctttcCGTTGTACAATTTGTGGAGAAACCTTCTCCTCTAATTACTTTTTGAAGAGACATAGAATGATACACACTGGAGAGGAAAGCTTTGTCTGCAATGTATGTGGTAAAGAATTTTCATATAATGAATCATTAAGAAGACACAAGAAAACTCATAAAGGAAAGGAAGCGCTTGCTAATAAAGATTCTTGTAAAAGTTTATCTGTGAAAGAGAATATGAAGGTTTga